Genomic segment of Photobacterium profundum SS9:
TTCAACAATCGTGACTTCTTTACTCAGAAGTTCAAAAGTTTGCACTAAACTATTTATGTCATTGGCAACTAAAGACCCTCGTGCTAGGTCTGTTAATTTATGTACACTTCCATTCAATTCTGTTGCTATTTTATATTCAGCTCTGTCTCGTGATTTAATGCCCGGTGATGAAGCGCTTGTACCAGTAATCATCGATGTTTGTTGAATAAGTTGCTCTAATTCATTTTGAGCAATCTGGGCTTGTAGATAAAGAGAGCCGAAATCATTCTGAGGTTGTGTAATGTGTGGCAGCTTCCAGGTTGGAATCGCATAGAGACCACTTAACGATCCTTGGAAAGATTTCTTGGACTCCTGTGATGATGAGGGAAGTTCGGATTCTGAATCAATGTAATTGGGCAAACTGGCTGTAGCGATAGGGCTACGGCCTAATACAAATAAAAGAACAAAGCAGGTGCGAAGTATAGATTTGGTACCCATTAAAGCTCCTATATGCACATAACTTAGAAATTAAAACTGCCAAAGTGTGCTGGTTCGGATGAACAACATATCCGTGTACATAAGATATCTGTCTTCATTATCTTGTTTCAATGGGTGAATTGATAAAATGAGAGGTGGTAATATTAAGGTTGTGACGTGCTTCCCATTGTGTACATTTTGAATGATGCATATCAGCTGAAACTCGCCCTTCGGGAGTGATTCAGCGTATCTACTTCTGTGTTAAATGCGCTTGAAAGGGAATGCCATTCCTACACACATTTCCCTTGAATTAAATACGCTGAGATCACTCTGAATCCTGCATCTTGAGGTAACTTGGGTATACAACTTAGCTGTTACCATTGCTTAGTGGTAAACTGGCTTTGTTTCTTATTTCAATAAATGGATGAATTGTGCAGCAGGATCTAGCGATTGTATTTGTAGTTATTTGGTTGGGATTAACCGTTGGCAGTGTAATGCTGTTTCAACGTGGTTCAGATGTAAAGCGTAAACGTAAACTATGGCCAATTTATACTATTTTCACTAACACTGTGATTGGTGGGTTTATTATTTATATGCAACCGCCGATTGTTCTAATGCTTAGTTTGTTGGCTTTACTTATTCCGGTGACTTTCTTAACTATTCGTTCTACAAAATTTTGTGACGCATGCGGTCAAGTTACACGGACGCCATTTTTCTTAAAGCCAGCAACGAAGTGCAGCCATTGTCAAAAGCCCCTGTAACATTGGCTAGTGACAGTATTGGTTAACGGTAGCATTAGTTAACAACGTGAATGTTGTTGGTTTCGAAAGTAAACTTGGTTTAGGTTTGTAGCTGAAACCAAGTTTACCGTCCAATTATGCACTTTTTGTCATAAGTGGATCTGTACTAAAATTGATGCTCATCCAACCATATTTCATGAAATTGCGAATATTCATGTGATCGACATTGTCAGGGTTTTGTAATACATCAATACGATAATAGTTACCAAAACACGCTAGGGTTTCTGCTTCAGATAATTCATGTGTTTTAGCAAAAGAGAAGATACGACAAGAACCTTCATTAGTGCCTATTGCATTAGTGAGTGTTTCATTACCTAAACCATTTGTAAAAGCTGCAGGTGAAAAATCATAATGCTTATTAATGGTCTCTATGACTTTTTCAAATGCGATCGATTCAGGGCTAGTTTTTAATCTATGAATAAGCGCTTCCATGGCTTTATCTCTCCAAAATGTATAGTGCTTGGTTTTTAACCATACTGGTTAGTTTATTAAAGAATAAAAAAGGGCTATAAAAGCCCTTTAAACATATTTGTTATGATACTACTTAGCGTTGCCAAGAGGCCTATTTACTTTTTTTAGCTTGTTGCTTTAGCTCAAAATCAAGCTCATCTGGGAATATGACTAAGCCATCTTCATTTTCATTAGGAAAAACAACGATAGCAAGACCATCATCTTCTAGTCCATGCGTCCAGCGGCTGTGCCATTTGTTTATTGAGATAGCTTCTGCTTTGCATGTATCCCATTCGCCCGTCGCCCAAGCTTCTGCGAATTCTTTGTTTGGCCATACTGGAACACAATCTTCGTCATCTGTATTTAGCATAACGCAGCCATGTTCATCGATCAGGATCCAAATTTCACGATTAGTGACAACTTCTTTAACTAGGTATTTGAAACGTTTTTCTGCATCATAACCTTTTATCGTTTCGACCATCGTTGGCTCTAAAGGTGTAGACATGATTTTGTTCCTGTTACATCTGAGTATAAGGCTAATATGATAAATCAAAATTGCACTTTAGTCTTATATTGCATCTGGAAACTTTATGACGAGTTTATACCCGAGGTCCTTAAGGTGCTTGCAAAGCTCACTTTGAACATAAAAAACCGCTATGTAAGCGGTTTTTTTAGGGCTTGAACCCGGGCCATATAAAGATCGTGACTATTTTAGGGTGTAAGGAATACGAACAGTAAGTTGGAAGTCAGGAGCATCTGCTGTTAATCCTGCTGATGCACCAACATTGATGGTGGTATCACGGCTAACAGCATAGTTAGCACCTACAGAAAGGGAGTCTAGCTGTAAAACTTTTGCATTAAAGTTTTCAACACCACTGACCTTTGATTTAAAGATTGTTTTGTGACTCAAGCCAAGGCTGAATGAGAACTTAGGGTTAACAGCAAAGCCCATACCGGCACCAAAAGAAATGGTATCTCCAAGATCAATGGATGCTTTTGTTCCCGCTAAATCCACATCATCTTCAATATTCCAGATATAGCTCGTATTCATGTAAATTACAGCAGGATCGATTGGCATTATCATCGTTAAGCCTGGCTCTATGCTTGGAAAGCCTGAGCCAGTTGGCAAATCATCAGGCGAACCTTCATAAGGTGAGTCGCCTGTTGTACTTTTGAAGCGTAAACTACCTATCCAATAAGGGGCGGTATTCATATTGAGTTGGTATTTAAACCCCGCCTCAATATCACCTAAACCATTTCCATCTAAATCAATTAATTTATCTTTTTCTTGTCCTATACCAGCAGAACGCTCTGAAATAGAGTCGCTTCTATATACCCAAGGGATTCGCACCTCTACTTCTAATCGGTTTGTTATGCCGTAACGACCAGATAGACCAAATGTTATTGTTGTTCTATCAATATCACTCGCTTGTATTAACCCCACAATTAAAGAGGGCAATACCGAATAACCAACAACAGAGATAGTATTTGATGAATTTTGCGTATAAGACAGTGAGGAATCAATAACAAATGATCCCCTTGGTGTTAATACTCCTGGCTGTTCAAAAATATCTGCAACAGTTTGAACTCTTTTAGGTTTTTCTTCTTTAGTCTTTTTATTCGGTTCTGCATCCTTTGCTGGATCCTCAGCCGCTACTACAGCAGTACTAAAACATAAAGCAAGAAGCGCAATTAGGCTTTTATATTTGAATTCTTTCACGATTTCCTCACTTCGATACAAAGGTAGTCCATAAAAAAATGTAAGTTGGTAACAAAAAAATACCAAGCAATAGAAAAAGAGTAGTAGATGATAAGTTAAGCTGTTAGTTATTTGTCTCAGAATAATGTCTTATATTTAAGATGACGATGAAGCAGTCTTATAAATAATAAATGTAATGTTTATGAGTTGCTGTATTTTTATTTGGAAATGTGAGTATATAAATTGTTGGAATTAAAATTAAGTTTTTATATTTAAAAAACTTTGAAGTTATCAAAAATAATACAAGGCAGTGGTTTTACAACACTACTATTAAGTTATCTCGCAGCACATTGCGGGTAACTATAAAAAAAACAACACAACATATTTGGAGTAACACTATGCGTAAAACTAATCTCGCACTTCTTGTGGCAGTTGTTGTTAGTTCACCAATAGCTCTGGCTAATTATTACCCACCTGCACCCGTGAATTCAGGGAATGATAATACGGATATATACAAAAATGATGTTGGTAATAAGGATATTGATATTGATAAAACAGATAGTCATGATCTTTATGTCGATGTTGATGATTCATTTAATCATGAATCGAATTACGACACCACAACAAACACTGAAACAAATTATACCAAAAACATTAGCCGTGATTATGATAATGACACATTGACAATGAAGAATGTCAATAATGATGAGAGTTACTATAACCAAGACAACAGCGATAATAGTACAGTTTGGAAAGATACTCTTAATGTAACTGAAGATATTAGCTGGGATGTTAATATCGAAAAAAATGACTATGTATCTACATCATATTTAAGTGGTTATGTTACTGATAATAGCGTGAGTTATGGTAGAGGG
This window contains:
- a CDS encoding phosphoribosylglycinamide formyltransferase, producing the protein MGTKSILRTCFVLLFVLGRSPIATASLPNYIDSESELPSSSQESKKSFQGSLSGLYAIPTWKLPHITQPQNDFGSLYLQAQIAQNELEQLIQQTSMITGTSASSPGIKSRDRAEYKIATELNGSVHKLTDLARGSLVANDINSLVQTFELLSKEVTIVEVKNRFKQPAKSGYRDLKMLVRLPNSQHIVEIQLHLEGISDIKNGKEHQLYEQIQTIERIAKANNRQLNDIELAKIRQLRNQSQYLYSSAWQEYLQPKLAVS
- a CDS encoding HopJ type III effector protein; its protein translation is MEALIHRLKTSPESIAFEKVIETINKHYDFSPAAFTNGLGNETLTNAIGTNEGSCRIFSFAKTHELSEAETLACFGNYYRIDVLQNPDNVDHMNIRNFMKYGWMSINFSTDPLMTKSA
- a CDS encoding DUF2750 domain-containing protein, giving the protein MSTPLEPTMVETIKGYDAEKRFKYLVKEVVTNREIWILIDEHGCVMLNTDDEDCVPVWPNKEFAEAWATGEWDTCKAEAISINKWHSRWTHGLEDDGLAIVVFPNENEDGLVIFPDELDFELKQQAKKSK
- a CDS encoding transporter, yielding MKEFKYKSLIALLALCFSTAVVAAEDPAKDAEPNKKTKEEKPKRVQTVADIFEQPGVLTPRGSFVIDSSLSYTQNSSNTISVVGYSVLPSLIVGLIQASDIDRTTITFGLSGRYGITNRLEVEVRIPWVYRSDSISERSAGIGQEKDKLIDLDGNGLGDIEAGFKYQLNMNTAPYWIGSLRFKSTTGDSPYEGSPDDLPTGSGFPSIEPGLTMIMPIDPAVIYMNTSYIWNIEDDVDLAGTKASIDLGDTISFGAGMGFAVNPKFSFSLGLSHKTIFKSKVSGVENFNAKVLQLDSLSVGANYAVSRDTTINVGASAGLTADAPDFQLTVRIPYTLK